The DNA segment TGATGAAGTCAATGTGGGAGCTGCAAAGGATAAGGACACGACATCTGCAAAAGAGAAGAACGCAGAATCGGTCAAGGTGAAAATTGATTTTGATGGCATTTATCATCGACAGGTCCAATTCGATCTTCCGTCTGGAAACTATGACGCGCTGGATGCCATATCGGGAGCAGTGTTCTACACTTCAGAACCATTCTATGGACTCGACGGCAAGATTGGTGAAGAAGAGCCGGTACTCCACAAGTACGATATAAAAGAGAAGAAAGATTACCGCTTTGCGGAGGGGCTCTCCGGTTATACGTTCACATACGATGGCAAGCAGATGCTTGTCAGGAAGGGTTCCGACTATCACATCGTCACAACATCGGGAGAGAAGATTGACATCGAAAAGAATAAACTCGATCTGTCGAAGATGGAAATGCGTCTTGATCGGCAGGCAGAATACAGGCAGATGTTTGACAATGTCTGGCGGATGGAGCGGGACTTCTTCTATGATGCGGCTATGCACGGCGTCGATTGGCAAGCCGTCGGCGAGAGGTACAGGACTCTTCTTCCGTATGTTGCTCACAGATTCGATCTGACCTACCTGCTCGGCGAAATGGTCGGTGAGCTCTCATGCTCGCACACATATATCGGCGGCGGCGATATGCCGAAGATAGAACAAAGCCAGACAGGACTGCTTGGAGTCGAGTTCGCAGTCGACAAAGCAAGCAATCGAATCAAGATTGCGCGCATACTCCCCGGCGAGAACTGGGACAAGAAGCTGAGATCGCCTCTGCGCGATCCGGGAGTAGATGTCGCCGATGGGAACTATCTTCTGGCCATCGATGGACACGAGATAACCGCAGACGACAATCCCTACGCATTCACTGTCAACTGCGTCGATCGGACTATCACATTGACGGTCAACTCCAAACCGGAAATGAAGGGTGCAAGGAATGTGACTGTCAGACCTATTGAATCTGAAGAGGCGCTCAGATACTACACTGTGGTCGAAGACACTCGCAAATATATCGATTCGGTGTCGAACGGCAAGATCGGATACATTCATATCCCGGACATGGACAGTTATGGATTGATTCGATTCGCCAAGATGTTCTATTATCAACTACGCAAGCCGGGACTGATAATCGATGTCAGATACAATGGTGGTGGATTTGTGTCGGGGCTGATTCTCGAACGTTTGCGGCGCGTGGTGAAGGCGATGGGCAGTTCTCGCAACTTCGCGGTGGGACCGATGCCTGGTGATGGTGTCAACGGGCACATGATTACACTGATGAATCAATTCTCCTGTTCCGATGGCGACTACTTCCCGTACTTCTTCCGCGAGTACCATCTTGGCCCCCTTCTTGGGAAACGATCCTGGGGTGGTGTGATCGGCATTCGAGGCTACAGGCCATTGATCGACGGAGGGTATTACACCGCGCCGGAATTCGGAATCTATGGCCTCGGCGGTCAATGGATAATGGAGAACGTCGGTGTTGTGCCCGACATCGAAGTGGACAATCTTCCCGATAGACTTGCGCAGGGATATGACGATCAGCTTGACAAAGCGATAGAATATCTGTTGGATAAGATAAAGACGGAACCGAGAACGCTTCCGGGCAGGCCTCAGCCACCTAACCCTCGATGATTAGACCCTGAGTGATATTAGAAAAAACCCCGCCGACAAATCGGCGGGGTTCTTGTTTTCGTGTATTGTCCTTTACAGGCAGGCTGCACACGGTACCGGACCGCCTGCGAAGATGTAGGCTATCAAATAGACAGCGTCATCGATATCAATTGCAGCGCTGCAATCAGGATCTCCAGCCTCGAGCGGGTCTGGTGCAGGACCACCGGAAAATATGTAGACAACGATGAATACCGCATCGTCGATATCCACTGACTCGCTGCCATCAGCATCACCGCACACATATGTAGGTGCACTGCTGACGGTCAAATTAACCGGAACCGGCCAGATCGCCTCAGATGGATCTGGGTCATTGGATGTGACCTGAATCTCGGACTGATAATAACCCTCGCCGAGATCGGCTGTCGAGATTGAGACGACAACAGTATCCTCACCTCCGGGCAGGACAATACCGCTGATCGGAGCAATACTGATCCACTGGGCCGGAGCATAGTACTTCACAGCAAGCGCATCATGCAGGTAGTCGGCGTTGAACACTACCGTCATACCATCCAAACCATCCGCGTCCTCGATACCGACACTGCAGCCGAGAATGTCGAATCCACCTTCGATAGTCGAATACTGATACGTTATCATCCCGTTGGATTCCAGAATGATCTCAGCATTTATCACAGCGCCCGCAACGGCTTGATACTCCGGATAGTCAACAAACTGGATTATCAAGCTGTCATTTCTCGTCTCGTAAAGCACCTTCGCCCCAGGATTATTGGCATTCGTCGGGTCGAGATCATCCCAGCACCAAGCGAGTATGTTATTCGGAACCGCAGTCGCGGGCATTGTGGTGTTGGAACGTGTGTTGTAACCTTCAGTCGGCCCAAATCCGATGAAGCCATTAGAGGCGATGTAGAATTCAGAGCAGTCGATACCATAGTAGTTGAATGTGAAGCCTATCGTAAGTGGACCGACATTGTTGTCATCACCGAGTCCGGAAACTTCGGTGCCTGTCGCCTGAATGTCTACCCAGTCAAACACAGGACCGCTCGGCTCATCCGAATCGACCCAGAAGTAACCCCAGGCGTCAGGGCCACCGGCATCAAATACGACATCATGACCGGGTGGTTCATTATCGACTCCCTTGATGTCGGCGTAATTCAAGTATCCTTCCGGATATGACTGTTTCGCAGGTGCCGCAAGCCCGGCAAGTTGCATGCTTTCGAACACCGACGCCTCTTTGCTGACAATCGGGACAATGGCAGCATTATATGTCAATGATCCGAGTCCTGAGTTGGATATTACTATGTCAGCCTTGGTTGAATCACCCTTCTGCAGGGAAAAATCAAGATAATTTGGAGCAACAGCGATCTCCGGCGCATAATCGAGTCTTATGTCATCAACATACCAATCATCGAAATCGATGCCTGAGCCGAAGTTGGATACTCGTATCTGGAAAGCGTTATAAAGAGCATCCTCCGTAAGCGGGACAGAAACAGCTTCGAAGCTCGTCATGTCACCCGCGGCCCCGAGTTGCCTGCTGATCTCGATCCAGTTTCCATATCGATTCCTGTATTCGAATACAAGATCATCGTCCACATCCGGTGATTCACCCGGTCCCCGACGTTGATAATAGTACGACATCACCGCCCCGGTCTGTTCTGACAGATCAATCAATTGTGAAACCAGCGTGTCGACTCCCCCATCCAAATGCAGCGAATATGGTGGTGATGGAGGCGAGTATGCATCGCCGGCTATTTCGCCACCCGCATTGAACATCCAGCGCTCTGTGTCGACGAACGGATCAGGGAATGGCTCATACCACGGGAATGAAGCAGCCGTCCCGGCAGATATCACCTCGAACGTCGCATAGGCAGAAACATCTGGATCTGCAGTCGATGAGGCCTTTATCCACGAACTGCTGCTGACATTGAGCGGCGTACCCGCAGGAATTTCGATTTTCACCAATATGCCAAGCGATTCGGTAGGCTGGATTGTCCCGGTAGAAGTGATCTGCATGCTGTTTGCAGCATCCCAGAAAGAGACATCCCATGCCGAGGCTGAATCAGTCAGATCGTAGTCATCGGCATAAAGACCGCTATTGGTTATACTGATCAGGAACAACGCACTATCTCCGGCAGGACCAAACTGACTCGCCGAATTCGGCGCAATCTGGACTTTGTAATCGGATGGTTTCCCGACAAAGACGTCATCCACAAACCAGTCATCGTATGCTCCGACCGTGCCGGTCGCCGAAAATCTCAGCTTCAATCCCGAATGAAACGCATCGATTGGGAGCGATATTTCGACCATCTCGTATTCGGTCATATCCGCGTCGCCACCTGAGTGAGTCTGAATGGTCGTCCACGAGCTCGACTGATTGAGATACTCAACCACGAGATCATCTCCAGTCTCGGGGCTGTCACCGCCACCGGTACGCTCATAGTAATACCTGAGAATGACGTTAAATTCATTCGACAAATCGATGGCCTGAGACTCGACAAAATCGCTCCCGGAAGGATCGCCGTTGAGTCCCAGGGAATATACGGGAGACGGTTCATCGATGCCGACTTCGCTGACAGAGGCGCCACTGTGCAGCACCCATTTGCCGACATTGATGCTGCTTGTCGGGAAATCATCACTGAACGGTATCGCGAATGGCTGCCCATCCGAGATAGTCGTCACCATCGCCTCTGCTGTCACAGAGGGGTCGCCACCGGATGACACCACGATCGTGGCAACATCCTGATCGCCGTAAAGGCTCGAAGGAACTTCGACAGCAACAGAAAATGTAAAGCTATCGTCAGATGCGACCGATGGCGTCTGCGTAATCTGAACCAATCCCAGTTGATCCCAAAAAGATGTCGACCAGGTCACGCCTGCTGCTGATAGATCGTATACATCTGAGTAGATGCCGTCGTTGGTGATCTGCAGGGTATGCCACACTGTGTCACCCACAGCTCCTGTGCCAGACTGGTTTTCCGGAGCCAGACTCAGGGCGTAATCGATAACCCTGAACGTATACAGGTCCGTAGTGTCTGCCTCACCTCTCGCATTCATGGCGTACAGATAGTAGTTAACGGTTGTGCCGGGTGATTGAGCCGGGATGAATGCATTGTACTCGTTCACGCCGCCCGTCCACTGCAGAGTCTCCTCGTACCAAATCGAAGAGGTTTCATAGCGCAGCAACAGAGAATCGGCAAGAAGCAGCGTGTCGGAAAACACGGTACAAAGCGTCTCATAGCTATTGAGGCTGTCTTTAGTGTCCTCGAGAGGAGTGTGTGTAATGGTGATACCGCCGAGCAGCGAGACGGCGTTGTAGACATTGATCCTGCCCCACCCGAATTGATTATCGAAACCGGTTGGCCCAAGATCCTCCGATGTATTAATCATAATCTGACGAACCGAATCTGGAGTAATCGATGGTCCCAGGCTGAGAATCAGTGCGGCAAACCCCGCTACATGAGGTGTCGCCATTGACGTGCCCGCCAGAGGAGCGTAGTTCTGAGGCAGGCCCAGATCGACATTTAGCTGAACCTGGTAATTCGGAAATGTCGAATACACATCGTTTGCATC comes from the Candidatus Zixiibacteriota bacterium genome and includes:
- a CDS encoding S8 family serine peptidase, with the translated sequence FIIPNDPEFDKQWHYHNTGQNPPGGTVDADIDAPEGWDISTGGAVIRVGVLDSGIPIQFGSLSHPDLDDPTRYFFGYDFAYGDNDPADDNGHGTHVSGTIAAESDNGIGVAGVCWNAEIMAIKVFDQYGSGSHENFRDGCIYATDNGCKVINYSGGGSAGEAKEHGVAYADSHGVVVCAAAGNNWQGSVSWPGAYSTSYSNVICVSSTDHNDGSSPFSSIGPSVTISAPGGYGSPYDANDVYSTFPNYQVQLNVDLGLPQNYAPLAGTSMATPHVAGFAALILSLGPSITPDSVRQIMINTSEDLGPTGFDNQFGWGRINVYNAVSLLGGITITHTPLEDTKDSLNSYETLCTVFSDTLLLADSLLLRYETSSIWYEETLQWTGGVNEYNAFIPAQSPGTTVNYYLYAMNARGEADTTDLYTFRVIDYALSLAPENQSGTGAVGDTVWHTLQITNDGIYSDVYDLSAAGVTWSTSFWDQLGLVQITQTPSVASDDSFTFSVAVEVPSSLYGDQDVATIVVSSGGDPSVTAEAMVTTISDGQPFAIPFSDDFPTSSINVGKWVLHSGASVSEVGIDEPSPVYSLGLNGDPSGSDFVESQAIDLSNEFNVILRYYYERTGGGDSPETGDDLVVEYLNQSSSWTTIQTHSGGDADMTEYEMVEISLPIDAFHSGLKLRFSATGTVGAYDDWFVDDVFVGKPSDYKVQIAPNSASQFGPAGDSALFLISITNSGLYADDYDLTDSASAWDVSFWDAANSMQITSTGTIQPTESLGILVKIEIPAGTPLNVSSSSWIKASSTADPDVSAYATFEVISAGTAASFPWYEPFPDPFVDTERWMFNAGGEIAGDAYSPPSPPYSLHLDGGVDTLVSQLIDLSEQTGAVMSYYYQRRGPGESPDVDDDLVFEYRNRYGNWIEISRQLGAAGDMTSFEAVSVPLTEDALYNAFQIRVSNFGSGIDFDDWYVDDIRLDYAPEIAVAPNYLDFSLQKGDSTKADIVISNSGLGSLTYNAAIVPIVSKEASVFESMQLAGLAAPAKQSYPEGYLNYADIKGVDNEPPGHDVVFDAGGPDAWGYFWVDSDEPSGPVFDWVDIQATGTEVSGLGDDNNVGPLTIGFTFNYYGIDCSEFYIASNGFIGFGPTEGYNTRSNTTMPATAVPNNILAWCWDDLDPTNANNPGAKVLYETRNDSLIIQFVDYPEYQAVAGAVINAEIILESNGMITYQYSTIEGGFDILGCSVGIEDADGLDGMTVVFNADYLHDALAVKYYAPAQWISIAPISGIVLPGGEDTVVVSISTADLGEGYYQSEIQVTSNDPDPSEAIWPVPVNLTVSSAPTYVCGDADGSESVDIDDAVFIVVYIFSGGPAPDPLEAGDPDCSAAIDIDDAVYLIAYIFAGGPVPCAACL